In Serratia sp. FDAARGOS_506, a genomic segment contains:
- a CDS encoding zinc ribbon domain-containing protein: MTPFFQHSLIQRPMPIYEYACGACNHRLEKLQKFSDAPLADCPACGQPALTKLISSSGFQLKGTGWYATDFKPGNK, encoded by the coding sequence ATGACTCCCTTTTTTCAACACTCTTTAATCCAACGACCTATGCCGATTTATGAATATGCATGTGGTGCTTGCAACCATCGGTTAGAGAAATTGCAAAAATTTTCCGATGCGCCGCTGGCAGACTGCCCGGCGTGTGGGCAGCCCGCGTTGACCAAGTTGATCTCATCCTCCGGTTTCCAGCTCAAGGGTACCGGCTGGTATGCGACGGATTTTAAACCGGGCAACAAGTAG
- a CDS encoding hydrolase, which produces MLKLDAQTTALVLIDLQNGILPYAGGPHSADQVVANAALLAARFRLLDAPVLLVRVGWSDTFAEALKQPVDKPAPAPAGGLPANWWEFPAPLAVNDSDILITKRQWGAFYGTDLDLQLRRRGIKSVVLGGISTNIGVESTARAAWEHGYELVIAEDICSAQNAEMHRFAFEHIFPRLARVRDTGEILAALER; this is translated from the coding sequence ATGCTGAAACTTGACGCCCAAACCACCGCTCTGGTGCTGATCGATTTGCAAAACGGCATTCTGCCCTACGCCGGCGGCCCACACAGCGCCGACCAGGTGGTAGCGAACGCCGCTCTGCTGGCCGCGCGTTTTCGTCTGCTGGACGCACCGGTGCTGCTGGTGCGCGTCGGCTGGTCCGACACCTTCGCCGAAGCGCTGAAACAGCCGGTGGACAAACCGGCTCCCGCGCCCGCCGGTGGCTTGCCGGCCAACTGGTGGGAGTTCCCTGCGCCGCTGGCGGTCAATGACAGCGATATTTTGATCACCAAGCGCCAATGGGGTGCCTTCTACGGCACCGATCTCGATTTACAGCTGCGCCGCCGCGGCATCAAATCCGTGGTGCTGGGCGGCATCTCCACCAATATCGGCGTAGAGTCCACCGCCCGCGCCGCCTGGGAGCACGGCTATGAACTGGTGATCGCCGAAGACATCTGCAGCGCGCAGAATGCGGAAATGCACCGCTTTGCGTTCGAACACATCTTCCCGCGTCTGGCGCGGGTACGTGATACCGGCGAAATTCTTGCCGCGCTAGAGCGGTAA
- a CDS encoding DUF72 domain-containing protein: MYIGLPQWQHAAWNRIGLRDLADYSRYFNCVEGNTTFYALPKLEIVQRWRDMTGDDFRFCFKFPSDISHKAALRNCAAELQVFYHCLSPVHQRIGQLWLQLPAAFGPDELPRMWQFFESLPKEFTYGVEVRHPAFFAKGEEERALNQGLHQRGINRVILDSRPVHHAAPHTAAVRDAQQKKPRLPVHALVTADQPLVRFIGGDQLADNLRWFEAWQQKLPLWQQQHQPYLFIHTPDNGDSPQQAQKIWQQLRLAIPDLPAPPDWPEQDALF; the protein is encoded by the coding sequence ATCTACATCGGACTGCCGCAGTGGCAACATGCGGCCTGGAACCGTATCGGGCTGCGTGATTTGGCGGATTACAGCCGCTACTTCAACTGCGTGGAAGGCAATACGACCTTCTACGCGCTGCCGAAGCTGGAAATCGTGCAGCGCTGGCGTGACATGACCGGCGACGATTTCCGCTTCTGCTTCAAATTTCCGTCGGACATCAGCCACAAGGCAGCCCTGCGCAACTGCGCCGCCGAGCTGCAGGTGTTTTATCACTGTCTGAGCCCGGTGCATCAGCGCATCGGCCAACTGTGGCTGCAGCTGCCCGCCGCTTTCGGCCCTGACGAGCTGCCGCGCATGTGGCAATTCTTCGAAAGCCTGCCGAAGGAATTCACCTACGGCGTTGAAGTGCGTCATCCGGCGTTTTTCGCCAAGGGCGAGGAAGAGCGTGCGCTGAATCAGGGATTGCACCAGCGCGGCATCAATCGGGTGATCCTCGACAGCCGCCCGGTGCATCACGCCGCTCCCCATACCGCCGCCGTGCGCGATGCGCAGCAAAAAAAGCCGAGGCTGCCGGTGCATGCCCTGGTCACCGCCGACCAGCCGCTGGTGCGCTTTATCGGCGGCGATCAGCTGGCCGACAACCTACGCTGGTTCGAAGCCTGGCAACAAAAGCTGCCGCTGTGGCAGCAACAGCATCAACCTTATCTGTTTATTCATACGCCGGACAACGGCGACTCGCCCCAGCAGGCGCAAAAAATTTGGCAACAGCTGCGCCTGGCGATCCCCGATTTGCCTGCGCCGCCAGACTGGCCGGAACAGGATGCGCTGTTTTGA
- a CDS encoding MAPEG family protein, with translation MVSALYVVLGALLLIKLSYDVVRLRMQYRVAYGDGGFYELQTAIRVHGNAVEYIPIAAVLLVIMEMNGAEIWMIHLCGLMLMAGRLVHYYGLRNREVRWRRSGMAATYISLLLMVLANIFYLPWDLIFSLH, from the coding sequence ATGGTAAGCGCGCTTTATGTAGTGCTCGGCGCATTGTTGTTGATCAAACTCTCTTATGACGTAGTCAGATTAAGGATGCAGTACCGCGTAGCCTATGGCGACGGTGGTTTCTACGAATTGCAGACCGCCATCCGCGTACATGGCAACGCCGTTGAATACATTCCTATCGCTGCCGTATTGCTGGTGATCATGGAGATGAACGGCGCGGAGATCTGGATGATTCACCTCTGCGGCCTGATGCTGATGGCCGGGCGGCTGGTGCATTACTACGGTTTGCGCAATCGTGAGGTTCGTTGGCGCCGTTCTGGCATGGCCGCGACCTATATCTCTTTGCTGTTGATGGTTCTGGCAAATATCTTCTATCTGCCTTGGGATCTGATTTTCAGTCTGCATTGA
- the cmoA gene encoding carboxy-S-adenosyl-L-methionine synthase CmoA encodes MPNRDTLFSAPIAKLGDWTFDERVAEVFPDMIQRSVPGYSNIISMIGMLAERFVQPDSRVYDLGCSLGAATLSMRRNIKVPGCNIVAVDNSPAMVERCRRHIDAFRADTPVDVIEADIRDIDIENASMVVLNFTLQFLEPADRLRLLEKIYRGLRPGGALVLSEKFSFEDAKVGELLFNMHHDFKRANGYSELEISQKRSMLENVMLTDSVEAHKARLHQAGFEHAEVWFQCFNFGSLIALKAGDAQ; translated from the coding sequence ATGCCAAACCGCGATACCCTTTTCTCCGCCCCCATCGCCAAATTGGGCGACTGGACCTTCGACGAACGCGTTGCCGAAGTGTTCCCCGACATGATCCAACGCTCCGTTCCCGGCTATTCCAACATCATCTCGATGATCGGCATGCTGGCCGAACGCTTTGTGCAACCCGACAGCCGGGTGTATGACCTGGGCTGCTCGCTGGGCGCGGCGACGCTGTCGATGCGGCGGAATATCAAGGTGCCCGGCTGCAATATCGTCGCCGTCGACAATTCGCCGGCGATGGTGGAACGTTGCCGCCGCCATATCGATGCCTTCCGCGCCGATACGCCGGTCGACGTCATCGAAGCCGACATTCGCGATATCGACATCGAGAACGCCTCGATGGTAGTGCTGAATTTTACGCTGCAGTTCCTTGAACCTGCCGATCGCCTGCGCCTGCTGGAGAAAATCTATCGTGGCCTGCGCCCGGGCGGCGCGCTGGTGCTGTCGGAGAAGTTCAGCTTTGAAGACGCCAAAGTCGGCGAGCTGCTGTTCAACATGCACCACGATTTTAAACGCGCCAACGGGTACAGCGAGCTGGAGATCAGCCAAAAACGCAGCATGTTGGAAAACGTGATGCTGACCGATTCGGTGGAAGCGCACAAAGCGCGTCTGCATCAAGCCGGGTTCGAGCATGCCGAAGTGTGGTTCCAATGCTTCAACTTCGGTTCGCTGATCGCCCTGAAAGCGGGGGATGCGCAATGA
- the cmoB gene encoding tRNA 5-methoxyuridine(34)/uridine 5-oxyacetic acid(34) synthase CmoB, with amino-acid sequence MIEFGDFYQHIAKSPLSHWLDTLPAQLSAWQRESLHGKFKQWFNSVEHLPTLTPTHLDLLHGVRAEMEPGLSPGQLEGIEKMLRTLMPWRKGPFSLYGIDIDTEWHSDWKWDRVLPHISPLAGRTILDVGCGSGYHLWRMIGAGAHFAVGIDPMQLFLCQFEAVRKLLGGDQRAHLLPLGIEQLPDLAAFDTVFSMGVLYHRRSPLDHLYQLKNQLVSEGELVLETLVVEGDRHQVLVPGDRYAQMRNVYFIPSAEALKCWLEKCGFVDVKIADMCVTSLEEQRRTDWMTSESLAEFLDPNDRSKTVEGYPAPLRAVLTAKKP; translated from the coding sequence ATGATCGAGTTCGGTGATTTCTATCAGCATATTGCCAAGAGCCCCCTCAGCCATTGGCTGGATACCCTGCCCGCGCAGCTCAGCGCCTGGCAACGCGAATCGCTGCACGGCAAATTCAAACAGTGGTTCAACTCGGTAGAACATTTGCCGACGCTGACCCCAACCCACCTCGATCTGCTGCACGGCGTACGAGCCGAAATGGAACCCGGCCTGTCGCCGGGCCAGCTCGAGGGCATCGAGAAAATGCTGCGCACCCTGATGCCATGGCGTAAAGGGCCATTCTCGCTGTATGGCATCGATATCGATACCGAATGGCATTCCGACTGGAAATGGGATCGCGTGCTGCCGCACATTTCCCCGCTCGCCGGCCGTACCATTCTCGACGTCGGCTGCGGCAGCGGTTATCACCTGTGGCGCATGATCGGCGCTGGTGCCCACTTCGCCGTAGGCATCGATCCGATGCAGCTGTTCCTGTGCCAGTTCGAAGCGGTGCGCAAGCTGTTGGGCGGCGATCAGCGCGCCCACCTGCTGCCGCTCGGCATTGAGCAGTTGCCGGACCTGGCGGCGTTCGACACCGTATTCTCGATGGGAGTGCTGTATCACCGCCGTTCTCCGCTCGATCATCTGTATCAGCTGAAAAACCAGCTGGTGTCTGAAGGTGAACTGGTGCTGGAAACGCTGGTGGTGGAAGGCGATCGCCATCAGGTGCTGGTGCCGGGCGACCGTTATGCGCAGATGCGCAACGTGTATTTCATCCCTTCTGCCGAAGCGCTGAAATGCTGGCTGGAGAAGTGTGGCTTCGTCGACGTGAAGATCGCCGATATGTGCGTCACCAGCCTCGAAGAGCAGCGCCGCACCGACTGGATGACCAGCGAGTCGCTGGCCGAATTCCTCGATCCGAACGATCGCAGTAAAACGGTCGAAGGCTATCCGGCGCCGCTGCGTGCCGTGCTGACCGCCAAAAAGCCCTAG
- a CDS encoding FKBP-type peptidyl-prolyl cis-trans isomerase N-terminal domain-containing protein codes for MSLRARKALLSLMIPLAFAPAVAVADDDVPALLQFAERYQQQEAPAADADTVVTPAKETQKPASRPVQTRETIAQRKQLAQLQKTLRVKEAQLEQQQAALQSLQQELTALRVASSLTSADKPVPAPDLSALSDFASGVRQALNLTPQERKARAQIAEAQAALAREKQQTEERDRRIALLEQRLAALPKQSDNARQQAWQEKLAAAQAASDKARQRYEQDKKAAAAELEQQKAEAARLTGELQQQLTQLQKERDGQRQQAEQQEKSLKAALAQQRAEAAKAAGELQQQLAQLQKERDGQRQQAEQQEKSLKTALAQQKAEAAKAAGELQQQLTQLQEKHKTQTEQAKALEQRLAVVTAESAQAAQQRDKATLQADKTATELAAAHQAQQALQDELSGLRARAKWLPDAQALKKKPEQQSYAAGVALGRDIQTMLAERKNWGINPDKTVLLAGVIDTFNGHYQLSDAQLTNALAESEKAVNDARNQAAKTQTSKGEAFVAEFKKKKGTQKSPAGFWYRIDYAGDETIKDNARVDIVVKESLTDGSVIQDMDRSGKVMSQPLSAYPPLFREAIGHLKNHGSLTMVVPPELAYGETGYAPQIPPNATMVYELRIVDVSNG; via the coding sequence ATGAGTCTTCGTGCGAGAAAGGCGTTGCTGAGCCTGATGATACCGCTGGCATTTGCGCCAGCGGTGGCCGTAGCGGATGACGATGTGCCGGCATTATTGCAGTTTGCCGAGCGTTACCAGCAGCAGGAGGCACCGGCAGCGGATGCTGATACCGTCGTCACCCCCGCCAAGGAAACTCAAAAGCCGGCGTCCCGGCCGGTTCAAACTCGTGAAACGATCGCGCAGAGAAAGCAACTGGCGCAGTTGCAAAAAACGCTGCGCGTGAAAGAGGCTCAATTGGAGCAACAGCAAGCCGCTCTTCAATCCCTGCAGCAAGAGCTGACCGCGTTGCGGGTTGCGTCATCCCTGACGTCTGCCGATAAACCGGTGCCTGCTCCCGATCTGAGCGCGTTGAGCGACTTTGCCAGCGGTGTACGACAGGCGCTGAACCTGACGCCACAGGAGCGGAAGGCTCGGGCGCAGATCGCCGAAGCGCAGGCAGCGTTAGCGCGGGAAAAACAACAAACCGAGGAGCGCGATCGGCGCATCGCCTTGCTGGAACAACGGCTGGCGGCATTGCCTAAACAGTCTGATAACGCGCGGCAGCAAGCCTGGCAGGAGAAGTTGGCGGCGGCGCAGGCCGCCAGCGATAAAGCGCGCCAGCGTTATGAGCAGGATAAAAAAGCGGCCGCCGCTGAGTTGGAACAACAGAAGGCGGAGGCTGCCAGGCTGACGGGTGAACTTCAGCAGCAGCTGACGCAGCTGCAGAAAGAGCGTGATGGTCAACGCCAACAGGCCGAGCAGCAAGAGAAAAGTCTGAAGGCGGCGCTGGCGCAGCAAAGGGCCGAAGCCGCCAAGGCGGCGGGTGAACTTCAGCAGCAGCTGGCGCAGCTGCAGAAAGAGCGTGATGGTCAACGCCAACAGGCCGAGCAGCAAGAGAAAAGTCTGAAGACGGCGCTGGCGCAGCAAAAGGCCGAAGCCGCCAAGGCGGCGGGTGAACTTCAACAGCAGCTGACGCAACTGCAGGAAAAACACAAGACGCAAACCGAACAGGCTAAGGCGTTGGAACAACGTTTGGCGGTGGTAACGGCCGAAAGCGCGCAGGCTGCACAGCAGCGGGATAAAGCGACACTGCAGGCGGATAAAACGGCAACGGAGCTGGCGGCCGCCCATCAGGCGCAGCAAGCTTTGCAAGACGAGCTGAGCGGGCTGAGAGCGCGGGCCAAATGGCTGCCGGATGCGCAGGCGCTCAAGAAAAAGCCGGAGCAGCAGAGCTATGCTGCCGGTGTCGCTTTGGGACGCGATATTCAAACGATGCTGGCGGAGCGTAAAAATTGGGGCATCAATCCCGATAAAACCGTGCTGCTGGCGGGCGTGATCGATACCTTCAACGGCCATTACCAACTAAGCGATGCACAGTTGACCAACGCGCTGGCGGAGTCGGAAAAAGCGGTGAACGACGCCAGAAATCAGGCGGCGAAGACGCAGACCAGCAAAGGTGAGGCATTCGTCGCCGAGTTCAAAAAGAAGAAGGGCACGCAGAAGTCGCCTGCCGGTTTCTGGTATCGCATTGATTATGCGGGTGATGAAACCATTAAAGATAATGCGCGGGTAGACATCGTGGTGAAAGAGAGCTTAACCGATGGCAGCGTGATTCAGGATATGGATCGCAGCGGGAAGGTGATGTCGCAGCCGCTCTCCGCCTATCCGCCGTTGTTCCGCGAGGCGATCGGCCATCTGAAAAATCATGGCTCGCTGACGATGGTGGTGCCGCCGGAGTTGGCTTACGGTGAAACAGGCTATGCGCCGCAGATCCCGCCGAACGCGACGATGGTGTATGAACTGCGGATTGTCGATGTCAGCAACGGGTAA
- the cutC gene encoding copper homeostasis protein CutC: protein MIKLEVCCFSVDCALTAERAGADRIELCASQSEGGLTPSYGTLRLARERVAIPVHPIVRPRGGDFCYGAVDFEVIKQDLRQIREMGFPGVVVGMLDEEGHIDLPRMREVMKLCEGMAVTFHRAFDMCQNPMVALEQLTELGVARILTSGQQQSAELGLPLLRDLRQASQGPVIMAGAGVRLSNLHKFVDIGLHELHSSSGHLVPSTMRYRKAGVTMCSDNEFDEFSHYCVDGEMVEAMKNALALVDPLAQSA from the coding sequence ATGATAAAACTGGAAGTTTGTTGCTTTAGCGTCGACTGTGCGCTGACGGCCGAACGGGCAGGCGCCGATCGCATCGAGTTGTGCGCCAGCCAGAGCGAGGGGGGATTGACGCCGAGCTATGGCACGCTGCGTCTGGCGCGCGAGCGGGTTGCGATCCCGGTGCATCCGATCGTTCGTCCTCGCGGCGGTGATTTCTGCTACGGCGCGGTGGATTTCGAGGTGATCAAACAGGATCTCCGTCAGATCCGCGAGATGGGGTTCCCCGGCGTAGTGGTCGGCATGCTGGACGAAGAGGGGCATATCGATCTGCCGCGCATGCGCGAAGTGATGAAGCTGTGCGAAGGTATGGCGGTAACGTTCCATCGCGCGTTCGACATGTGCCAGAACCCGATGGTGGCGTTGGAACAACTGACCGAGCTGGGCGTAGCGCGCATTCTGACCTCCGGCCAACAGCAGAGCGCCGAACTGGGCCTGCCACTGCTGCGCGATTTGCGCCAGGCCAGTCAGGGGCCGGTGATCATGGCGGGCGCCGGCGTGCGCCTCAGCAATCTGCATAAGTTTGTCGACATTGGCCTGCACGAATTGCACAGCTCTTCCGGCCATCTGGTGCCGTCGACCATGCGCTATCGCAAGGCGGGCGTCACCATGTGTTCCGATAACGAGTTTGACGAATTTAGCCATTATTGCGTGGATGGCGAAATGGTGGAGGCGATGAAAAACGCACTGGCCTTGGTCGATCCCTTGGCGCAAAGTGCATAA
- a CDS encoding MalY/PatB family protein, with the protein MAFNFDQWVDRSHSDSVKWDKYRDRDIIPLWVADSDFTSPPAVIEALQRRVAHGVFGYTHPSLDLVEVFTRRMVERYDWHIKPEWIIFLPGLVCGLNLCARACTEAHQSTLAPSPIYPPFRKAAKFAGRKHLSVPLTAVDQRWVLDFSAIQGTLSGNEQLLLLCNPQNPGGTVYRREELLQHHQFAREHGLIVCSDEIHCELLLEPGVRHIPFATLNDDAAQRSVTLMSPSKTFNLAGLGASMAIVPNEALRQKLKRARSGIVPEVNLLALVAAQAAYQYGQPWLDEQLIYLRANRDRLIERINAMPGLTVLPIEATYLAWIDCSTLPVDNPHQFFERAGVGLSAGLDFGDRRFVRLNFGCRRALLDEALDRMAQACAALHA; encoded by the coding sequence ATGGCATTCAATTTTGATCAATGGGTAGACCGCAGTCACAGTGACAGCGTTAAGTGGGATAAATATCGAGATCGCGACATCATTCCGCTGTGGGTCGCCGACAGTGATTTCACCTCACCGCCGGCGGTGATCGAAGCCTTGCAGCGGCGCGTGGCGCACGGCGTATTCGGCTACACTCACCCATCCCTTGATCTTGTTGAGGTTTTTACCCGCCGCATGGTAGAGCGCTACGACTGGCACATCAAGCCTGAATGGATCATTTTCCTGCCTGGCCTGGTGTGCGGCTTGAACCTGTGCGCGCGCGCCTGCACCGAAGCGCATCAGAGTACGCTGGCCCCTTCCCCTATTTATCCGCCGTTTCGCAAAGCGGCCAAGTTCGCCGGGCGTAAACACCTCTCGGTGCCGCTGACGGCTGTCGACCAACGTTGGGTTCTGGATTTTTCCGCGATACAAGGAACGCTCAGCGGCAACGAGCAGCTCCTGCTGCTGTGCAACCCGCAGAATCCCGGAGGCACTGTTTATCGCCGAGAGGAATTGTTGCAACATCATCAGTTCGCCCGCGAGCACGGTTTAATCGTCTGTTCGGATGAAATCCACTGCGAGCTGCTGCTTGAACCCGGCGTGCGGCATATCCCTTTCGCCACCTTGAATGACGATGCGGCCCAACGCAGCGTGACGCTGATGTCGCCATCAAAGACGTTTAATCTCGCCGGGCTGGGCGCTTCAATGGCGATCGTCCCCAACGAAGCGCTGCGACAAAAACTGAAACGCGCACGCAGCGGCATCGTGCCGGAGGTCAATCTGCTGGCGCTGGTGGCGGCGCAGGCGGCTTATCAATACGGGCAGCCCTGGCTGGACGAGCAGCTGATTTATCTGCGCGCCAACCGCGATCGGCTGATCGAGCGCATCAACGCCATGCCGGGGTTGACGGTTTTGCCAATCGAGGCCACCTACCTGGCGTGGATCGATTGCAGCACTTTACCGGTGGACAACCCGCATCAGTTCTTTGAACGCGCGGGCGTAGGGTTAAGCGCCGGTTTGGATTTCGGCGACCGGCGCTTTGTGCGGCTTAACTTTGGTTGCCGTCGGGCCCTGCTCGATGAAGCGCTCGATCGTATGGCACAAGCCTGCGCGGCGCTGCATGCCTAG
- a CDS encoding VOC family protein — MTTPLQAIAELDDLVLDLPRFEQALHQFAAKLRLDLAAFTADHISLRCHQNATAERWRQGLMQCGTLLSKSMINGRPICLFDLSQPLAVGPWQIDCVELPYPGEKRYPHEGWEHVELVLGGDPQTLHARALSHLADEALLAPGIKLKQSSPKGEGERLPNPTLAITDGTVTIKFHPYSIRDIVASEQG, encoded by the coding sequence ATGACCACCCCATTGCAGGCCATTGCCGAGCTGGACGACCTGGTGCTCGACCTGCCGCGTTTCGAGCAGGCATTGCATCAATTTGCCGCCAAATTGCGGCTTGATCTGGCCGCGTTTACCGCCGATCACATCTCTCTGCGCTGTCATCAGAACGCTACTGCCGAACGCTGGCGCCAGGGGCTGATGCAGTGTGGGACACTGCTGTCCAAGTCGATGATCAACGGGCGACCTATCTGTCTGTTCGATTTGTCGCAGCCGCTGGCCGTGGGGCCGTGGCAGATAGACTGCGTCGAGCTGCCGTATCCCGGGGAGAAACGCTATCCGCACGAAGGCTGGGAACACGTTGAGTTAGTGCTCGGCGGCGATCCGCAGACGCTGCACGCCCGGGCGTTGAGCCACCTCGCCGATGAAGCGCTGTTGGCCCCGGGGATCAAACTGAAGCAAAGCTCGCCAAAAGGCGAGGGCGAGCGTTTGCCAAACCCAACCCTGGCCATCACCGATGGAACGGTGACGATCAAGTTTCATCCCTATTCCATTCGGGACATCGTCGCCAGCGAGCAAGGCTAG